From one Zhongshania sp. R06B22 genomic stretch:
- the secA gene encoding preprotein translocase subunit SecA, whose product MITAVVRKVFGSKNDRELKRMRKMVAKVNALEEGLSALDDAALAAKTGEFRERISGGETLDQILSEAFAVCREASRRVMGMRHFDVQLIGGISLHEGTIAEMRTGEGKTLVATLAVYLNALEGNGVFVVTVNDYLAQRDANWMRPLYEFLGLTVGVIRSGQESEQKRAAYESDITYGTNNEFGFDYLRDNMAFAISDRFQRSLNFAIIDEVDSILIDEARTPLIISGPAEDSSKLYKQINLFIPSLKLAEVDEAGKPTDEGHYTIDEKMRQVELTEHGHQLAEDMLTQAKLLDEGDSLYSAGNLNLLHHVNSALRAHVLFHNNVEYIVQNDQVVLIDEHTGRTMAGRRLSEGLHQAIEAKEGVTVQAESQTLASTTFQNYFRQFEKLAGMTGTADTEAFEFRQIYGLDVVVIPTNKPSARRDSNDLVYLTKEEKYDAIVEDVKGVVETGAPILVGTASIETSEEMSQRFKAAGIQHKVLNAKYHEQEAEIIAQAGSPGVVTIATNMAGRGTDIVLGGNVDVEIAKLENPSDAMINELREAWKIRHEKVMQAGGLLIIGTERHESRRIDNQLRGRAGRQGDPGASRFYLSLEDSLMRIFASDRVRGIMQALGLEKGEAIEHRMVSNAIEKAQRKVEGRNFDMRKQLLEYDDVANDQRQIIYQQRNELLEVDDISDMLKAIRADVVSDVVNEYIPPQTLEEQWDVSGLVRRLETEFEVVLPIQQWLDEDRSVNESVIHERVYSAVDEAYEAKCALVGADMRKIERHIFLQVLDTLWKEHLATMDHLRHGIHLRAFAQKNPKQEYKREAFQLFQDMLVSLKHDVVRFLAHLRLQQDESAEALEQRRREEQAKRAMEFQHAESSGLSFDDEDEAEQQAPVTAQPETFVRETPKVGRNEACPCGSGKKYKQCHGKLD is encoded by the coding sequence AGCGGCGGTGAAACCCTCGATCAGATACTGAGTGAAGCGTTTGCGGTGTGCCGTGAGGCTAGCCGTAGAGTGATGGGCATGCGCCACTTTGATGTGCAGCTTATCGGCGGCATCAGCTTACATGAAGGCACTATTGCGGAAATGCGCACGGGTGAAGGTAAAACGCTAGTGGCGACGCTTGCGGTTTATCTGAACGCTTTAGAAGGCAATGGTGTGTTTGTGGTCACAGTTAATGACTACCTGGCGCAGCGCGATGCCAATTGGATGCGACCACTCTATGAATTTCTAGGACTGACGGTCGGCGTTATCCGCTCCGGTCAGGAGTCGGAACAAAAGCGCGCGGCCTACGAGTCAGATATTACCTACGGTACTAATAACGAATTTGGTTTTGATTACCTGCGCGACAATATGGCGTTTGCGATCAGTGACCGCTTCCAGCGCAGCCTGAATTTTGCCATTATCGATGAAGTCGATTCTATCCTGATCGATGAGGCGCGGACGCCTCTGATTATTTCAGGTCCCGCTGAAGATAGCTCTAAGCTTTACAAGCAGATTAATCTCTTTATTCCCTCTTTAAAATTAGCTGAAGTGGATGAGGCCGGTAAGCCTACCGACGAAGGCCACTACACTATTGACGAAAAAATGCGTCAAGTTGAGTTGACAGAACACGGCCATCAGCTCGCTGAAGATATGCTGACCCAGGCTAAATTATTGGATGAAGGCGACAGCCTTTACTCTGCAGGTAATCTGAATTTACTACATCACGTCAATTCGGCCTTGCGCGCTCATGTTTTATTCCACAACAACGTGGAATACATTGTTCAGAACGATCAAGTTGTGCTGATTGATGAGCATACTGGTCGAACTATGGCCGGTCGTCGTTTGTCAGAAGGTTTACATCAGGCGATAGAAGCCAAAGAAGGTGTAACGGTTCAGGCCGAGAGCCAAACACTGGCATCAACCACGTTCCAGAATTATTTTCGTCAGTTCGAAAAACTAGCCGGTATGACGGGTACCGCCGATACTGAAGCATTCGAATTTCGCCAGATTTATGGCTTGGACGTGGTGGTTATCCCCACCAATAAACCAAGTGCGCGCAGAGACTCAAATGACTTGGTTTATTTGACCAAGGAAGAGAAATACGACGCGATTGTTGAAGATGTGAAAGGTGTCGTTGAAACCGGTGCGCCGATTTTGGTTGGTACTGCCTCAATCGAAACCTCTGAAGAAATGTCTCAGCGCTTTAAAGCGGCAGGTATTCAGCACAAGGTTCTCAACGCTAAATACCATGAGCAAGAAGCGGAAATTATCGCCCAAGCGGGTAGTCCGGGCGTTGTGACTATTGCAACTAATATGGCGGGCCGTGGTACGGATATCGTACTCGGTGGCAACGTCGATGTTGAGATTGCCAAGCTTGAAAATCCTTCTGACGCGATGATTAATGAGCTTCGCGAAGCTTGGAAAATCCGCCACGAGAAAGTGATGCAGGCTGGTGGGCTATTGATAATTGGTACTGAGCGCCATGAGTCACGTCGCATCGATAACCAGTTGCGTGGCCGAGCTGGTCGCCAAGGTGATCCCGGTGCTTCACGTTTTTATCTGTCTCTTGAAGATAGCTTGATGCGTATATTTGCCTCAGATCGTGTGCGTGGGATCATGCAGGCGCTGGGTTTAGAAAAGGGCGAGGCCATCGAGCACCGCATGGTATCGAATGCTATTGAAAAAGCGCAGCGCAAAGTTGAAGGTCGTAACTTTGATATGCGTAAGCAGCTGCTCGAATACGATGATGTCGCCAACGATCAGCGTCAGATCATCTATCAGCAGCGCAACGAGCTATTAGAAGTCGACGATATTAGCGATATGCTCAAAGCCATCCGAGCGGATGTGGTGAGCGATGTTGTTAACGAATACATACCACCGCAAACCTTGGAAGAGCAGTGGGATGTGAGCGGTCTTGTACGTCGTCTTGAAACTGAGTTTGAAGTCGTATTACCTATTCAGCAGTGGTTGGATGAAGACCGTTCTGTGAATGAGTCAGTTATTCACGAGCGCGTTTATAGCGCCGTTGATGAAGCCTATGAGGCCAAGTGTGCTTTGGTCGGCGCCGATATGCGTAAAATAGAGCGGCATATATTCCTGCAGGTATTGGATACGCTATGGAAAGAACATTTGGCAACCATGGATCACCTGCGCCACGGTATTCATTTGCGCGCTTTTGCGCAGAAGAATCCCAAGCAAGAATACAAGCGTGAAGCCTTCCAATTATTCCAAGATATGCTGGTATCGCTTAAGCATGATGTGGTTCGGTTCTTAGCGCATTTGCGTTTGCAGCAAGATGAAAGTGCTGAGGCCTTAGAGCAGCGACGTCGTGAAGAACAAGCCAAGCGGGCAATGGAGTTTCAACACGCAGAATCCAGCGGCTTAAGTTTTGATGACGAAGATGAAGCAGAACAACAGGCGCCGGTTACCGCCCAGCCTGAAACCTTTGTCCGCGAAACGCCTAAAGTGGGGCGTAACGAAGCTTGCCCTTGTGGCTCAGGTAAAAAATACAAGCAATGTCATGGTAAGTTAGACTAA